The proteins below come from a single Malus sylvestris chromosome 3, drMalSylv7.2, whole genome shotgun sequence genomic window:
- the LOC126617041 gene encoding uncharacterized protein LOC126617041 — translation MAIVLRYMDNGHVIERFVGIEHVVDTKASSLNLAIDDTWIKHISSSSGKKNSEIGDPVTIVSSVVNVGLASSKLHDILREKHTHIVLEALENNELSSGQSLNQEATLKRVLGITNDLSLTLQKKDQDIVNAMNLVNICKGCEKVVGNPYLMKFHLFCDKNHIKIPSMDNFFKSGERPNRKAHPIIDLHHYRVDLSTYVIDKQLTELNDRFTEKNTELLLYVACLSPSNSFSAFDKEKLMRLAQFYPSDFLKHDLELLKEQLKNYIWDMTSNSKFANLKGISDLAKKMVGTKKDQTYPLLYLLLTLALILLVATASVERAFSAMNKVKNTLHN, via the exons ATGGCCATTGTATTGCGCTATATGGATAATGGTCATGTGATAGAGCGCTTTGTAGGTATTGAGCATGTTGTAGATACTAAAGCTTCCTCACTCAATTTAGCCATTGATGATACATGGATTAAGCATAT CTCTAGTAGTAGTggcaaaaaaaattcagaaattggAGATCCCGTTACTATAGTTTCTTCTGTAGTGAATGTTGGTTTGGCATCTTCTAAGCTTCATGATATTCTTAGAGAGAAACATACTCATATAGTTTTGGAAGCACTAGAAAATAATGAGCTTTCAAGTGGACAAAGTTTGAATCAAGAAGCTACTCTTAAGCGG GTTTTGGGAATCACAAACGATTTATCACTGACATTGCAAAAGAAggatcaagatattgtgaatgcAATGAACTTGGTCAATATATGCAAAGGATGCGAGAAAGTGGTTGGGAATCCTTATTTGATGAAGTTTCATCTTTTTTGTGACAAGAATCATATTAAAATTCCTAGCATGGATAATTTTTTTAAGAGTGGAGAGCGGCCAAACCGAAAAGCTCATCCCATCATAGACTTGCACCATTATCGGGTTGACTTATCCACCTATGTCATAGATAAGCAACTCACTGAGTTAAATGATCGATTTACTGAGAAGAATACTGAACTACTTCTTTATGTGGCATGTTTAAGTCCAAGTAATTCTTTTTCTGCctttgacaaagaaaaattgatgCGTCTTGCCCAATTTTATCCAAGTGATTTTTTAAAGCATGATCTTGAGTTACTCAAAGAACAACTTAAGAATTATATCTGGGACATGACCTCTAATAGTAAGTTTGCAAATTTGAAAGGAATTAGTGATCTTGCAAAAAAGATGGTTGGAACCAAGAAAGATCAGACTTACCCGTTATTGTACTTGCTTTTGACATTAGCACTCATCTTACTGGTTGCAACCGCAAGTGTGGAGCGAGCCTTTTCTGCTATGAACAAGGTGAAGAACACCTTACACAATTGA